Proteins from a genomic interval of Streptomyces sp. NBC_00820:
- a CDS encoding GNAT family N-acetyltransferase, which translates to MSSVPVTTWYLEQTSPADVLPAAAPEGDGLRIVRAEVPSPEFSRFLYASVGGDITWTDRLGWSYARWQEYLDRPGVETWVAYDSGTPAGYIELDAHDEGAVEIAYFGLIPAFRGRRIGGHLLSYGTARAWDLAERWPQRPATERVWVHTCSKDGEFAMENYQRRGFKLYETKVELEPDVPAPGPWPGAFAG; encoded by the coding sequence ATGAGCAGCGTCCCCGTCACCACCTGGTACCTGGAGCAGACCTCCCCGGCCGACGTCCTGCCGGCCGCCGCCCCCGAGGGCGACGGCCTGCGGATCGTGCGCGCCGAGGTCCCCTCCCCCGAGTTCAGCCGCTTCCTGTACGCCTCGGTCGGCGGCGACATCACCTGGACCGACCGGCTCGGCTGGTCCTACGCCCGCTGGCAGGAGTACCTGGACCGGCCCGGCGTGGAGACGTGGGTGGCGTACGACAGCGGCACCCCGGCCGGCTACATCGAGCTGGACGCGCACGACGAGGGCGCGGTCGAGATCGCCTACTTCGGCCTGATCCCCGCCTTCCGCGGCCGGCGCATCGGCGGCCACCTGCTGTCGTACGGGACCGCCCGCGCCTGGGACCTGGCCGAGCGGTGGCCGCAGCGGCCCGCGACCGAGCGGGTGTGGGTGCACACGTGCAGCAAGGACGGCGAGTTCGCGATGGAGAACTACCAGCGACGCGGGTTCAAGCTGTACGAGACGAAGGTGGAGCTGGAGCCGGACGTGCCGGCCCCGGGCCCGTGGCCCGGGGCGTTCGCCGGCTGA
- a CDS encoding putative leader peptide, with translation MPGTGVALVSRRHVDLGRMSSAICPAS, from the coding sequence ATGCCCGGAACTGGAGTTGCCTTGGTGAGTCGGCGGCACGTCGACCTCGGCCGCATGTCCAGCGCCATCTGTCCGGCGAGCTGA